From Bacillota bacterium, a single genomic window includes:
- a CDS encoding GerAB/ArcD/ProY family transporter, which yields MKTIINNPKDKISTGQAAVAVSSIIIGAGILVMTRPAVEIVNAPDVWLSVLLAGVFSIILGIISVKLSQRFPEKTFFQYNKIIVGKFFGWILSMITIIFYVIVAGFEARMLAELVRTYLLLRTPMEVIIITFICVGTYLTVGGINPIVRAFELYLSIIVFIFFSILLLGLQYFELDNLRPVLGKGVLPVIKGMKATLLSYIGFEIIMILTAFMKEPHKAVKAVVIGTGIPVLIYVVISIIVIGVLTVDEVKTLTWPLASLVNSIEYPGGFVENFQIFFLIIWVLAIYTTYVASHYVASLGMCQVFNKEFGTFVYALNPLIYIIALLPQNLKETFSLGDLIGYLGLIVAGIMPSLLYVIAFVRKKGWGKKENET from the coding sequence GTGAAGACTATAATAAATAATCCAAAGGATAAAATTTCAACTGGACAGGCAGCAGTTGCCGTATCATCAATAATAATTGGTGCTGGAATACTTGTTATGACAAGGCCGGCAGTAGAAATTGTGAATGCTCCGGATGTATGGCTATCTGTGCTTCTAGCAGGAGTATTTTCAATTATTTTAGGTATTATATCGGTAAAACTTAGCCAGAGGTTCCCGGAGAAAACCTTTTTTCAGTATAATAAAATTATTGTAGGAAAGTTTTTTGGATGGATTCTTAGTATGATAACAATAATATTCTATGTTATAGTGGCAGGGTTTGAAGCTCGTATGTTAGCTGAACTTGTACGTACGTACCTGCTACTGCGGACACCTATGGAAGTAATCATAATAACTTTTATTTGTGTAGGGACCTATTTAACAGTTGGAGGAATAAACCCGATTGTACGTGCTTTTGAACTATATTTATCCATTATTGTATTTATATTTTTTAGTATCCTTTTGCTAGGACTTCAATATTTCGAACTAGATAACTTACGCCCTGTGCTTGGAAAGGGTGTGCTGCCTGTAATAAAAGGCATGAAGGCAACTCTATTGAGCTACATCGGTTTTGAGATTATAATGATACTGACTGCCTTTATGAAGGAGCCTCACAAGGCTGTTAAAGCGGTCGTAATTGGTACAGGAATCCCGGTCTTAATTTACGTTGTTATTTCAATAATAGTAATAGGTGTCCTAACTGTAGACGAAGTAAAGACACTTACATGGCCTCTGGCGTCATTAGTCAATTCTATAGAGTATCCAGGTGGATTCGTTGAAAACTTTCAGATTTTTTTTCTTATAATATGGGTACTGGCAATATATACAACATACGTAGCATCCCATTATGTGGCAAGCTTGGGTATGTGCCAGGTTTTTAACAAGGAATTTGGTACTTTTGTGTATGCCTTAAATCCGTTAATATATATTATCGCTCTCCTTCCCCAAAACTTAAAGGAAACTTTCAGTCTGGGAGACCTGATAGGCTATTTGGGATTAATAGTAGCGGGTATTATGCCCTCATTATTGTATGTAATTGCTTTTGTAAGAAAGAAAGGATGGGGCAAAAAAGAGAATGAAACGTAG
- a CDS encoding spore germination protein: protein MKNEDKKDSNNKNININLDNNMPVTRDLHSNLKTIEEALSYSPDLVIRMLKPENLEFRAAVMYIEGLADRNTVQENIIKPLLKEFCEGKAKEKDNGSNTGKAVSIEKRIRNSVITISDLKEANTLNECISEVLAGDTVLLIENIDKALIMKTPGWSTRNLEEPMTEAAVIGPRDGFVETFQDNITMIRRRIKDPNFSLIKLKLGRRTRTDLAVAYIRGIANQDIVKEVLRRIGEIDVDQIIAAGTVAQFIEDNFLSPFPQVQYTERPDKAVSAILEGRIVIIVDNTSFVLILPASLPMFMQTVEDYYERWIYSSLIRALRYLVIMISLFLPGVYVALISYHQGLIPTKLAIFIAATREGVPIPSLIEAILMEVTLEILREAGIRLPKTIGQTVGIVGGLVIGEAAVRAGLVSPVYVIVVALTGIASFSMAQYPLGIPLRILRFVIIFAAGFLGLYGVMLFFIMLTVHLVKLKSFGVNYLAPLIPYRPGDWKDFVLRLPVMNMKKRPQMLKTEDKTRQRN, encoded by the coding sequence ATGAAAAATGAAGATAAAAAGGATAGTAATAATAAAAATATAAATATTAATTTGGATAATAATATGCCTGTTACTCGGGATTTACATTCTAATCTTAAAACAATTGAGGAAGCGTTAAGTTACAGTCCTGACCTGGTTATACGGATGTTAAAGCCGGAAAATTTAGAATTTAGAGCAGCGGTAATGTATATTGAAGGCTTAGCTGACCGTAATACTGTGCAGGAAAATATAATAAAACCCTTGTTAAAGGAATTTTGTGAAGGAAAGGCAAAAGAAAAGGATAATGGTAGTAACACTGGAAAAGCAGTTTCAATTGAAAAAAGAATAAGAAATTCTGTAATTACCATAAGCGATCTTAAAGAAGCGAATACATTAAATGAATGCATCTCTGAAGTGCTTGCCGGGGATACTGTACTATTGATTGAAAATATTGATAAAGCGTTGATTATGAAAACCCCGGGTTGGTCAACTAGAAATCTTGAGGAACCTATGACTGAAGCAGCTGTAATCGGACCAAGGGATGGATTTGTTGAAACCTTTCAAGACAATATTACAATGATTCGGCGGCGTATTAAGGACCCAAATTTTTCATTAATAAAACTAAAATTAGGCCGTCGCACAAGGACTGATTTAGCTGTAGCATATATAAGAGGAATTGCCAACCAGGATATTGTGAAAGAAGTGCTGCGTAGAATAGGAGAGATTGATGTTGATCAGATTATTGCAGCAGGGACGGTGGCACAATTTATAGAAGACAACTTTTTATCCCCTTTTCCGCAGGTACAATATACCGAGCGACCGGATAAAGCAGTTTCTGCAATACTGGAAGGCCGTATTGTTATAATAGTGGATAATACTTCCTTTGTCCTTATTCTACCTGCCAGTTTACCCATGTTTATGCAGACAGTTGAAGATTACTATGAACGCTGGATATATAGCTCGTTAATTCGTGCTTTGAGATACTTGGTAATTATGATTTCATTATTTCTCCCTGGTGTTTATGTTGCTCTAATATCCTACCACCAGGGGTTAATACCGACAAAGCTTGCTATTTTTATAGCTGCCACCAGGGAAGGCGTTCCTATTCCTTCACTAATAGAGGCGATTTTAATGGAAGTAACGTTGGAGATTTTAAGGGAAGCGGGTATTCGTTTGCCTAAAACCATCGGACAGACGGTAGGAATTGTAGGCGGCTTGGTTATCGGGGAAGCGGCAGTGAGGGCAGGGCTTGTCAGCCCTGTTTATGTAATTGTTGTAGCTCTTACGGGAATTGCCTCATTTTCAATGGCTCAATATCCGCTGGGTATCCCTCTGCGCATTCTGCGTTTCGTTATTATATTCGCAGCAGGATTTCTGGGTTTGTATGGCGTTATGCTTTTTTTTATCATGCTTACCGTGCATCTTGTGAAACTAAAAAGCTTCGGGGTTAATTATTTAGCTCCGCTTATTCCATATAGGCCTGGTGATTGGAAAGACTTTGTCCTCCGCCTACCTGTTATGAACATGAAAAAACGCCCCCAGATGCTGAAGACAGAGGATAAGACAAGGCAGAGGAATTAA
- a CDS encoding sugar phosphate isomerase/epimerase yields MKFGVSAWSAQKLLFSKKISLRRFIGFCEEKGVDGIELLDCFWTDEETLLEIKKYLDEIKIPVSCYSIGNDFVQKKLEDREKQVEYVKKGIDTAVMLQTENLRIFSGSSKEGIVYEQGKAWIIDSLKECASYAEEKGITMVLENHGLFAGKSIQVKEIIETVGSHALKANTDTGNFLLVGEKPFDAVKNLINHIGFVHFKDFKKVEDGKEVYTSIDGSKYQGTIIGEGEVPLKDIVDFLYDNGYTGYLSIEYEGIGDPLKETAQSIEFVKSLLR; encoded by the coding sequence ATGAAATTTGGTGTAAGTGCATGGAGTGCGCAAAAACTTCTTTTTAGCAAAAAAATTAGTTTGCGTAGATTTATAGGCTTTTGTGAGGAAAAGGGAGTAGATGGTATTGAACTTCTAGACTGTTTTTGGACAGATGAAGAAACACTCTTGGAAATAAAGAAGTATCTTGATGAAATAAAAATACCTGTATCATGTTATTCAATAGGAAATGATTTTGTACAGAAGAAACTTGAAGACAGGGAAAAACAGGTTGAATATGTTAAAAAGGGGATTGATACTGCGGTAATGCTGCAAACTGAAAATCTAAGAATATTTAGCGGCAGTTCAAAAGAAGGCATTGTTTATGAACAGGGAAAAGCATGGATTATTGATTCCCTAAAAGAATGCGCTTCTTATGCAGAAGAAAAAGGAATTACAATGGTATTGGAGAACCACGGTTTGTTTGCAGGGAAGAGCATACAAGTGAAAGAGATAATAGAAACAGTTGGCTCCCATGCACTGAAGGCTAACACAGATACCGGCAATTTCTTATTAGTGGGAGAAAAACCTTTTGATGCGGTCAAGAATTTAATAAACCATATTGGTTTTGTACATTTTAAAGATTTCAAAAAAGTAGAGGACGGCAAAGAAGTTTATACTTCCATTGACGGTTCTAAATACCAGGGGACAATTATAGGTGAAGGGGAAGTACCCTTAAAAGATATAGTAGATTTCCTTTACGATAATGGATATACGGGATACCTTTCAATTGAGTATGAGGGCATAGGAGATCCATTAAAAGAAACTGCACAAAGTATTGAGTTTGTGAAGAGCTTGTTAAGATAG
- a CDS encoding Gfo/Idh/MocA family oxidoreductase yields the protein MNKIKVGIVGTGGISNLHMVGYRNLDNVEVYAVCDINKERAEAFAQKYAIPHVFSDYNEMLKLKELDAISVCTWNNGHAPVSIAALNAGKHVLCEKPLAMNTKEALEIQRAAREGGKILMVGFVRRFGQNTAILKEFIDKGYLGDIYYAKTGCIRRCGNPGGWFSDKKKSGGGPLIDLGVHMIDLVRFLMGKPKAVSVYGATFDGIGPRSHIKALNRYKPMDYDEFCDVEDLATAMIRFENGAVLYVETSFSQNIKDDFLFLDLYGTKSGAMMEPKLEIYSELEGYLVDITPRYSAESDVFTANFKREVAHFIDCVQGKVECLNPVEDGVEIMKILDAIYESAATHREVILK from the coding sequence ATGAACAAAATAAAGGTTGGAATTGTAGGTACTGGAGGTATTAGCAATCTACATATGGTAGGGTATAGAAACCTGGACAATGTTGAAGTCTATGCAGTATGCGATATAAACAAAGAAAGGGCCGAAGCATTTGCTCAAAAATATGCTATTCCCCATGTTTTTTCGGACTATAATGAAATGCTTAAATTGAAAGAGCTTGATGCAATAAGTGTTTGCACATGGAATAATGGGCATGCCCCTGTTTCAATAGCAGCCTTGAATGCAGGAAAGCACGTACTTTGCGAAAAACCCCTGGCTATGAATACAAAAGAAGCTCTGGAAATACAGCGCGCAGCAAGAGAAGGCGGCAAAATTCTTATGGTTGGATTTGTAAGAAGATTTGGTCAGAATACGGCTATATTAAAAGAATTTATTGATAAAGGCTATCTTGGAGATATATACTATGCCAAAACGGGGTGTATAAGAAGGTGCGGCAATCCTGGCGGATGGTTCTCAGATAAAAAGAAGTCGGGAGGAGGACCTTTAATTGACCTGGGTGTCCATATGATAGACCTTGTAAGGTTTTTAATGGGTAAACCCAAGGCTGTGTCGGTCTATGGAGCAACTTTTGATGGTATTGGTCCAAGAAGCCATATCAAAGCATTAAATAGATACAAACCCATGGATTATGATGAATTCTGTGATGTGGAAGATTTGGCAACTGCAATGATAAGGTTTGAAAATGGAGCAGTTTTGTATGTTGAAACCAGTTTCAGCCAAAATATAAAAGACGATTTTCTGTTTTTGGACCTTTACGGTACTAAGTCCGGGGCTATGATGGAGCCAAAACTGGAAATTTACTCTGAACTTGAAGGGTACCTGGTTGATATCACTCCCAGGTATAGTGCTGAATCCGATGTATTTACTGCTAATTTCAAGAGGGAGGTTGCCCATTTCATAGACTGTGTACAGGGTAAAGTAGAATGTTTGAATCCTGTAGAGGATGGGGTCGAAATTATGAAAATCCTAGATGCCATATATGAATCGGCAGCTACTCACCGGGAAGTAATACTTAAGTAA
- a CDS encoding AraC family transcriptional regulator, protein MIKERTGGNTFHFDRTFYNEPQIYDFITLYQIGDLYCRGGYSIGEHKQYCYEISYIVSGKGYYSSNENKYPVKAGDIYLNMPGELHNGLADLVDPFRYFYVGFTFNNDNRDQSPFTHIQKMFYQVKCPVVQDKFDIKTPFLNIFHELINLKEYSSLMIKICLHQLILLTYRNFFEQWEKEYIPHKDASNYRNIVYEVVNYIDNNLFKIKELTQIANELGYSYSYLSHIFSRETGLSIQEYYNQKRFEKAGELLKNGNLSVTEIAEMLQYQSINSFSKAFRKNIGISPSEYQALYSKNKS, encoded by the coding sequence ATGATAAAGGAGAGGACAGGCGGCAATACGTTTCATTTTGACAGGACATTTTATAATGAGCCTCAAATATATGATTTTATAACCCTGTATCAAATTGGAGACTTGTATTGCCGTGGAGGGTATTCTATAGGTGAACACAAGCAGTATTGCTATGAAATAAGCTATATTGTTTCAGGTAAAGGTTATTATTCCAGCAATGAAAATAAGTACCCTGTTAAAGCGGGGGATATATACCTTAATATGCCTGGCGAACTCCATAATGGATTGGCAGACCTTGTAGATCCATTTAGGTATTTTTATGTAGGATTTACCTTCAATAATGATAATAGAGACCAAAGCCCCTTTACACATATCCAAAAAATGTTTTACCAGGTAAAATGTCCTGTTGTACAGGATAAGTTTGATATTAAAACTCCATTTTTAAATATATTCCATGAACTGATTAACCTGAAAGAGTATTCTTCTTTAATGATCAAAATATGCCTTCACCAGTTGATATTATTAACATATCGAAATTTTTTCGAGCAATGGGAAAAAGAATATATTCCCCATAAAGATGCTTCAAACTACAGAAATATTGTCTACGAGGTAGTTAATTATATTGACAATAATCTATTTAAAATAAAAGAATTGACGCAAATTGCAAATGAACTGGGATACAGTTATTCATATCTTTCTCATATCTTTTCAAGGGAAACGGGACTTAGTATTCAGGAATACTATAATCAAAAGCGGTTTGAGAAAGCAGGCGAACTATTGAAAAACGGAAACTTAAGTGTTACTGAAATAGCAGAAATGCTTCAATACCAATCAATAAATTCTTTTAGTAAAGCTTTCAGGAAGAATATAGGCATATCTCCATCGGAATATCAGGCTTTATATAGCAAGAATAAGTCATAG
- a CDS encoding ECF transporter S component, giving the protein MENISTKKIVLNGVMIALVFLATFFTRIPGPVPPGYINFGDAVIIVTAVLLGKNSGFLAGALGSALADIVAPGGVIFAPITFIVKGLEGYFVGRIAHYKREDIKANEEGNMEYKTETGMEQSLLHNKSAGKYEIRKVIAIIIGTLIMVAGYFIAELSVLKLVDPTFGYTAAITELPFNLIQGGVSAVLGYVLSTLLQKAGVERLLE; this is encoded by the coding sequence ATGGAAAATATATCAACAAAAAAGATAGTATTAAATGGAGTAATGATAGCCCTGGTATTTTTAGCCACGTTTTTCACACGTATTCCAGGACCAGTCCCACCAGGTTATATTAATTTCGGTGATGCAGTTATAATAGTTACGGCGGTATTATTAGGGAAGAACAGTGGTTTTCTTGCCGGTGCCCTTGGCTCTGCTCTAGCTGATATTGTTGCACCCGGCGGGGTGATTTTTGCACCAATAACCTTTATAGTAAAAGGTCTTGAGGGATACTTTGTAGGGAGAATAGCCCATTATAAGCGTGAAGACATCAAAGCAAATGAAGAAGGTAATATGGAATATAAAACTGAAACGGGCATGGAACAAAGTTTATTACATAACAAGAGTGCAGGAAAATACGAAATCAGGAAAGTTATAGCTATAATAATAGGTACTTTAATAATGGTTGCAGGTTATTTTATTGCTGAACTTTCTGTTTTAAAGTTGGTTGATCCAACCTTCGGCTATACAGCTGCTATTACGGAATTGCCTTTTAATCTTATTCAAGGCGGGGTTAGTGCAGTATTAGGTTATGTACTCTCTACGCTGTTACAGAAGGCAGGTGTAGAAAGGCTGTTGGAATAG
- a CDS encoding type II toxin-antitoxin system VapC family toxin — translation MKYMLDTNICIYIIRQKPIKVLNKFNSLKTGNICISTITLAELVYGVEKSEFTEKNRLALAGFTTPLEILPFTEKAAFVYGKLRADLEKQGKVIGAYDLMIGAHALCEGLTLVTNNIGEFERIPGLNLENWV, via the coding sequence ATGAAGTATATGCTGGACACCAATATTTGTATCTATATAATTAGGCAAAAACCTATTAAAGTGTTGAATAAATTTAATAGTCTTAAAACAGGTAACATTTGTATATCAACTATTACTCTTGCTGAACTTGTATATGGAGTTGAAAAGAGTGAATTTACTGAAAAAAACCGACTTGCACTGGCAGGTTTTACTACTCCATTAGAGATTCTACCTTTTACTGAAAAAGCAGCTTTCGTATATGGAAAGTTGCGTGCTGATTTGGAGAAACAGGGTAAAGTAATAGGTGCATATGATTTGATGATAGGGGCTCATGCACTTTGTGAAGGACTTACTTTGGTTACAAATAATATTGGGGAGTTTGAAAGGATTCCTGGATTAAATCTTGAGAACTGGGTTTAA
- a CDS encoding AbrB/MazE/SpoVT family DNA-binding domain-containing protein → MDKAKLFINGRSQAVRLPKEYRFKGSEIYIKKFGDIVLLIPKDSEWKVMEKSLDYFTGDYLSDRNQPEIDQRDDI, encoded by the coding sequence ATGGACAAGGCAAAACTATTTATAAATGGTAGGAGCCAGGCTGTCCGACTACCTAAGGAATATCGTTTTAAAGGCTCCGAAATATATATAAAAAAGTTTGGTGACATTGTACTATTAATTCCAAAAGATTCTGAATGGAAAGTTATGGAGAAAAGTTTGGATTATTTTACTGGAGATTATTTAAGTGATAGGAACCAACCCGAAATTGACCAAAGAGATGATATTTAA
- a CDS encoding DUF2961 domain-containing protein gives MYNNQWNSLITAKSFRTKRISSYDVTGGNNDAWRIQPGETKVIASLKGPGIISHIWVTIWSRYGENDPRVCDPLTLRKVLIRVYWDDEENPSIYSPIGDFFGLGHSRAYTYQCAAFSTSCNTGIEGKLSSRVAMNCWLPMPFIKSARVEIINEQIIPITMYFYIDYQEHNLLPEDVVYLHARWRRENPCKASEGKDKGINLSDTNNYLILEAEGRGHYIGTNMSINNLQGGWWGEGDDMIFIDRDGERVWPPDMHGTGSEDYFCHAWGMQKVAHLYCGQPWCEIDDRDAHIGKGKVCVYRYHIVDPIIFQKNIRVSIEHGHANDRSDDWSSVAYWYQDEPHKEFSPMLPVDERLP, from the coding sequence ATGTATAACAATCAATGGAATTCACTAATTACAGCAAAATCATTTCGGACGAAGAGAATAAGCAGTTATGATGTGACCGGCGGAAATAATGATGCATGGCGTATACAGCCGGGTGAGACAAAGGTAATTGCAAGTCTGAAAGGTCCAGGGATTATCAGCCATATCTGGGTTACTATATGGAGCCGATATGGTGAAAATGACCCAAGAGTATGTGACCCGTTAACATTAAGAAAAGTACTGATACGAGTTTACTGGGATGATGAAGAAAATCCTTCCATCTACTCGCCAATAGGAGATTTCTTCGGCCTAGGGCATTCAAGGGCCTATACTTATCAATGTGCTGCCTTCAGTACTTCATGCAATACCGGTATAGAAGGGAAATTAAGTTCCAGGGTTGCTATGAACTGCTGGCTTCCAATGCCATTTATAAAAAGTGCACGTGTAGAAATCATTAATGAACAGATAATACCTATAACAATGTATTTTTACATTGACTATCAAGAACATAATTTATTACCTGAGGATGTTGTTTATCTCCATGCCAGGTGGAGGAGGGAGAACCCCTGTAAGGCTTCGGAGGGCAAAGACAAGGGAATTAACTTGAGTGACACTAACAATTACTTGATTCTTGAGGCGGAAGGCAGGGGTCATTATATAGGTACAAATATGAGTATTAATAACCTCCAGGGTGGCTGGTGGGGAGAAGGTGATGATATGATATTTATAGATCGGGATGGAGAAAGAGTATGGCCCCCCGATATGCATGGTACGGGAAGTGAAGATTACTTTTGTCACGCCTGGGGAATGCAAAAAGTAGCTCACCTGTATTGTGGCCAGCCATGGTGTGAAATTGATGACAGAGATGCGCATATCGGTAAAGGGAAAGTATGTGTATACCGCTATCACATTGTTGATCCGATCATCTTCCAAAAAAACATAAGGGTTAGCATAGAGCACGGGCATGCCAATGACCGTAGTGATGACTGGAGTTCTGTAGCTTACTGGTATCAGGATGAACCTCACAAAGAGTTTTCTCCCATGCTGCCTGTAGATGAGAGATTGCCCTAA
- a CDS encoding beta-galactosidase, protein MFIFGTQYLRGETPAKKEWDKDLSRIKKCGFNTVRAWIVWNTVEKAENVIDYEYLHTFLDIAGRYELQVGLLFHLHGAPEWLIKKYPQYYYVNSDGFFFEPSLRPNTPSGGWPGLCYDYEEVQGIEERFISSVVKSLSNRKEIAFWEPMNEPHQWVDLAKNPVGIFCYCQATRRKFREWLKRKYGEIDTLNEAWGRHHNDWDEVRPPTWRFGYTDYIDFRLFTIDNVLDEITRRTNIIKKYDGRPVIAHSWGGGTITCPNIGAMAFDDWKNSTIFDKWGYSAFPDNYRHNVMLGLSTDATRSAGHGKEIWLSELGAGDRGSGLNRRGRVKPEVLSTWTWESIRHGVKGVLYWQYRKEAHGPEFGSPALTDYDGGTTENLEMVAKICDIIQKNDALFLSSQVEDAKIAIVFSMRSFLVDWCDHRNSHLSIDCTSGYYRMFWEENIPVDIVHEDFMELSKVQKYRLVILPQPSALSSNARKVLADYVENGGTILSDPYFCPYDVAFHLADKVPGSGYDSIFGCLEKDIYSAKGNNVKVTYKNKVYSISNSHFKECFKVTTGTPLGYYVDDSTPCIVFNIFGKGKAVISGLNLGLSYSPKLGVGDDFVRNDEEEVFLGAKEIVLDIAREQGVENSIKTESSRIQGSFLINEKDDDILILINNSEEMHESPVHISSRYIKYINLMDGCSGDIKEGKANFCFNPLEVKVLRVKKARV, encoded by the coding sequence GTGTTTATATTTGGTACACAATATTTAAGAGGTGAAACGCCGGCAAAGAAGGAATGGGATAAGGATTTATCCCGGATCAAAAAGTGCGGATTCAATACGGTAAGGGCATGGATAGTTTGGAATACCGTGGAGAAAGCAGAGAATGTAATTGATTATGAGTATCTTCATACTTTTTTGGATATTGCAGGAAGGTATGAGCTGCAGGTTGGACTTCTTTTTCATCTCCATGGGGCTCCGGAATGGCTGATAAAGAAATATCCCCAGTATTATTATGTCAATTCGGACGGTTTTTTCTTCGAACCATCATTAAGACCCAACACGCCTTCCGGCGGTTGGCCGGGGCTTTGCTACGACTATGAAGAAGTTCAGGGCATAGAAGAGAGGTTCATATCAAGTGTGGTTAAATCCCTGTCTAATAGAAAGGAAATAGCTTTTTGGGAACCAATGAATGAACCACATCAGTGGGTTGATTTAGCAAAAAATCCCGTAGGAATATTCTGCTACTGTCAGGCAACAAGAAGAAAATTTAGGGAATGGCTCAAAAGAAAGTATGGGGAGATTGATACATTAAATGAAGCGTGGGGAAGACATCATAATGACTGGGATGAAGTGAGGCCTCCAACTTGGAGATTCGGTTATACTGATTATATAGATTTTCGCCTGTTTACAATCGATAATGTTTTGGATGAAATAACAAGAAGGACCAATATTATAAAAAAGTATGATGGCAGACCGGTCATAGCTCATTCATGGGGCGGTGGAACCATAACATGTCCGAATATTGGGGCGATGGCATTTGATGATTGGAAAAATTCAACAATATTTGACAAATGGGGATACAGTGCTTTTCCTGATAATTACAGACATAATGTAATGTTGGGATTGAGTACTGACGCTACTAGAAGTGCTGGCCATGGAAAAGAAATATGGCTGTCGGAACTTGGTGCCGGTGACAGGGGCTCGGGCCTCAACAGAAGAGGAAGAGTTAAACCAGAAGTGCTTTCTACATGGACATGGGAGTCTATCAGGCATGGTGTTAAGGGGGTTTTATACTGGCAGTACAGGAAAGAAGCCCATGGTCCCGAGTTTGGGTCGCCTGCCCTAACCGATTATGATGGTGGTACAACCGAGAACCTGGAAATGGTGGCGAAAATCTGTGATATCATTCAAAAAAACGATGCATTATTTTTAAGTTCCCAGGTTGAAGATGCAAAGATTGCTATAGTTTTCAGCATGAGGTCGTTTCTTGTTGATTGGTGTGACCACCGGAATAGCCATTTGTCTATAGATTGCACTAGTGGTTACTACAGAATGTTTTGGGAAGAGAATATCCCTGTGGATATCGTGCATGAAGATTTTATGGAGCTTTCGAAGGTTCAGAAATATAGACTGGTTATCCTCCCACAGCCCTCTGCGTTATCTTCTAATGCAAGAAAAGTGCTGGCAGATTATGTAGAAAACGGTGGAACTATTTTATCTGACCCCTATTTTTGTCCGTACGATGTGGCATTCCATCTGGCTGATAAAGTCCCGGGGAGTGGTTATGACAGCATATTCGGCTGTCTGGAAAAAGATATTTATTCAGCCAAAGGTAATAATGTGAAGGTCACATATAAAAACAAGGTATATTCAATAAGCAACAGCCATTTCAAAGAATGCTTTAAAGTAACAACAGGAACCCCCTTGGGGTATTATGTGGATGATAGTACACCATGTATTGTCTTCAATATCTTTGGAAAGGGAAAAGCTGTTATTTCGGGTCTGAATCTCGGACTATCCTATTCTCCCAAGCTTGGTGTAGGAGATGATTTTGTCAGGAATGATGAAGAAGAGGTTTTTTTAGGAGCGAAGGAAATTGTGCTGGATATTGCCAGGGAACAGGGAGTCGAAAACAGTATAAAAACTGAAAGCAGCAGGATACAGGGAAGTTTTCTGATAAATGAAAAAGATGATGATATACTGATTCTAATTAACAACAGCGAGGAAATGCATGAAAGCCCTGTTCATATTAGTTCCAGATATATTAAATATATTAACCTTATGGATGGCTGTTCGGGGGATATTAAAGAAGGTAAGGCAAATTTCTGTTTCAACCCCTTGGAGGTTAAGGTTTTACGGGTAAAGAAAGCGAGGGTATAG